GTGCTGCGCTTCTCTGAAAAGATCAATTGATAAATTTTATTCGAAATAGCTAATCACTTTCAAAGTGAACATAATGTTGACTAAATGGTTCGGGACATATGTCTTCAAAGCTGAAATTGAATGATATTATTGTGAATAAAATATTTGCGACAATGTTATTAGCAAATTTATGGGACTTAACCTAAATTAAATTGTGCCAATATGCAGGTTCACACTAACATATATAAGATAATTAATAGCGCAGCAATTCTCTGGGGTTGTTATAGAAATGGAAGAACTTAAATCAAATTCAGTTTCAGATCGCGATTATAATCCCGTTTACGCATCCGCCTCTTCGGGCGATGTTGACGCCCAAATTAAACTCGGAAAAATGTACCGTGACGGCGACGGAGTTGAAAAGGATGGCAAAAAAGCCGTCGAGTGGCTGACAAGAGCTGCAGAGCAGGGTAGTTCAGATGCCCATTACCTTTTGGGCGACATATATGCTTCGGGAAACGGAGTCCCTTTGAGCTATTCAAAAGCCCTGGAGTGGTTCAAATTTCCGTTAGAACATGGCGACTCGGATACTCAGGTTTACGTGGGGTGGCTACACGGAAATGGATTTGGGGTTCCTAAAGATAATTCAAAAGCTGCAGAATATTATGCACTTGCGGCAGAACAGGGTAATAGCACTGGCCAACATAACCTTGGAAACCTTTACGAGCAAGGAATAGGGGTGCCCAAAGATGAAAATAAGGCATTCGAATACTATTCATTGTCAGCGCAACAAGAGGATAGCGATGCCCAGGCGAAATTGGGGGCAATGTACATTGCTCGTCATGACTATGAAAAAGGCAAAGACTACCTTCGCATGGCAGGTAAGAATGGCAACCAAAGCGCACTTGAAACGCTAAAGAAAATTGAAGCGGTTCAAGAAAAACACAGAATCGAAGACAGCACCAGGAAAGTCACCTGCCCTTACTGCAAAAAGCAAAGCGTGTGGGGGGAAAAATTTTGCACCGGTTGCACAGCTCGGATTAGGTACGAACAGGTAAGAAAATATGAATATATAGGTTTAGGTCTAGGTATTGTTTTCGTTGGATTTGCTATAAGTCAGAGCTTTTCATTTAGTGATACAGCCATTATTTTCTTCGCTATATGGTTTCTTTCTCTCATCCTCGGTAAATTGTTCGGTGAAAAAAGACCTATGTTCAGCAGAGACTAAGTCTTCAGCCTTACAGCTCGATTGTATTCTCCTCTGATTTGGGCAGTGAGTTGCAGGCTGGCAGACATTCCGCGAAGCGATTTTGTCACGCGGGAACAGCGCTGATTTAGCTGAACTTTATCGCGCATGGCGTGGGCACGATCCAAAGATTGAACCGATGCTGGTGAATCGCGGGTTGAGCTCGTAGGGTTTTCAGGCGGGAAACAGAACCGGGCGCGATGCCCGGTTTTTTATTGCCACCTGAAACGCGTCGTTTGTGGATTAAACGTTATCGTGGCATGACTCCAGTCTTTATCGGTAAGGATGATCTCTATGCATTGCGTGGCGTAAAGATCGTCGGGTGGAGTGAATGAGGCGTATTCGCTATCCCTGGTTAACCTGAATTCATGCATAGCGGCAATGGCTGTACGTCCTTCACTGTCAATGTTACGAAAGCAGGAAATCCTCGCCTCATAGAATTCGTCAGGCAAACCTTCCAGCATGCATCCGGTAGCCCACTGGAGGAGTTGTTCGGTGGTGTACTCTTTTGGCTCTTCTGACGTTGCTGGAGGATTATCGATTAATCGCTTGAGGGTATTCAGGAATGAA
This DNA window, taken from Leclercia adecarboxylata, encodes the following:
- a CDS encoding tetratricopeptide repeat protein; the protein is MEELKSNSVSDRDYNPVYASASSGDVDAQIKLGKMYRDGDGVEKDGKKAVEWLTRAAEQGSSDAHYLLGDIYASGNGVPLSYSKALEWFKFPLEHGDSDTQVYVGWLHGNGFGVPKDNSKAAEYYALAAEQGNSTGQHNLGNLYEQGIGVPKDENKAFEYYSLSAQQEDSDAQAKLGAMYIARHDYEKGKDYLRMAGKNGNQSALETLKKIEAVQEKHRIEDSTRKVTCPYCKKQSVWGEKFCTGCTARIRYEQVRKYEYIGLGLGIVFVGFAISQSFSFSDTAIIFFAIWFLSLILGKLFGEKRPMFSRD